One Symphalangus syndactylus isolate Jambi chromosome 9, NHGRI_mSymSyn1-v2.1_pri, whole genome shotgun sequence DNA segment encodes these proteins:
- the CLDN3 gene encoding claudin-3 → MSMGLEITGTALAVLGWLGTIVCCALPMWRVSAFIGSNIITSQNIWEGLWMNCVVQSTGQMQCKVYDSLLALPQDLQAARALIVVAILLAAFGLLVALVGAQCTNCVQDDTAKAKITIVAGVLFLLAALLTLVPVSWSANTIIQDFYNPVVPEAQKREMGAGLYVGWAAAALQLLGGALLCCSCPPREKKYTATKVVYSAPRSTGPGASIGTAYDRKDYV, encoded by the coding sequence ATGTCCATGGGCCTGGAGATCACGGGCACCGCGCTGGCCGTGCTAGGCTGGCTGGGCACCATCGTGTGCTGCGCGCTGCCCATGTGGCGCGTGTCGGCCTTCATCGGCAGCAACATCATCACGTCGCAGAACATCTGGGAGGGCCTGTGGATGAACTGCGTGGTGCAGAGCACTGGCCAGATGCAGTGCAAGGTGTACGACTCGCTGCTGGCACTGCCGCAGGACCTGCAGGCGGCCCGCGCCCTCATCGTGGTGGCCATCCTCCTGGCCGCCTTCGGGCTGCTAGTGGCGCTGGTGGGCGCCCAGTGCACCAACTGCGTGCAGGACGACACAGCCAAGGCCAAGATCACAATCGTGGCGGGCGTGCTGTTCCTTCTCGCCGCCCTGCTCACCCTCGTGCCGGTGTCCTGGTCGGCCAACACCATTATCCAGGACTTCTACAACCCCGTGGTGCCCGAGGCGCAGAAGCGCGAGATGGGCGCGGGCCTGTACGTGGGCTGGGCGGCCGCGGCGCTGCAGCTGCTGGGGGGCGCGCTGCTCTGCTGTTCGTGTCCCCCGCGCGAGAAGAAGTACACGGCCACCAAGGTCGTCTACTCCGCACCGCGCTCCACCGGCCCGGGAGCCAGCATAGGCACAGCCTACGACCGCAAGGACTACGTCTAA